The genomic segment aaaatattataactatttaatCATTGAATTTcttagaaatatttatatttattttaaaatgtcttaaaaagataataatatctttttaatagaataaaataaaaaaatggctTAAAGAGCATATAacattacaatattttaatgataaaaagtttaagttatataaaaaaatttaataccttaataattttttatataaaactattcctattttttttagagttctatgttttttattatgttttgagAGTAACAGAATCTCCTAGTTTATGAATTTTTCCATGACTTAAGACACGAGAAGGACTAGTATCGTATGTTGTAAGACAAAACTCATTAGTAATAACTATGTAAAGTAGTAGAAGTCaccacaaatatatatatatatatatatatatatatatatatatatatatatataattaaatttcaaatatttaaaaaataatctttgaTTATACGATTTATGTTTATATGATAATTTAGACTACATGGCAATGTAACACAGTATATTTCcttaatatatgatatattttttataaattaatttactatTGTGTTTGTTTGTCTTATATGTGATTAtcttttttaatcataattacGTTATTAATAAGagaatataaaattgtaaaattaaaacatatcttaaaaaaatcataatcaattgtctaaatagtaaaacaatattaaatcatgttaaatttaattttaaaataaaaccattACTTACaagaattaaaacatatatgttttatattattataatcatatctttaaaataattatactaatataaaatatagcTTACATAAACTgctttctaaatatttataataaaatactttattttaataattttatgtcaTTCTTATTAATAAAATCTTGTGGAGACAAACTGCCTTCCCAGGGGATACGCCACTGATGTGAAGTGTTGACATTCCTTTTCTTTGAGTGACGAAGTAATTAACGAATTACTAAAAGTCTTCCACGTGTTTTATCTTATCTTATGTCTTATGTactttttgtaaattaaaatttaatattaactaCAAGGAGGGttgtcaaaatataatttttttttttggttagtTTTTAATCTGACTCACTTAGAACCGACTTATCTGGATTGAGCCCATAGTGAGTTGGGTTGATTCACCAactcacctaatttaatttaattatttattattttgtgtttcaatattatagttagcatttcttttattatattgtagatgatgataaaaaaagatgttttaagaaataaaaatattatagacttatcaagactctaatattataaatgtactagtgatacaaaaattatcaatatcaaaaacttatttgttctttttttttgtttgtttttggattggattttatgatattttttttgaattgtctttggagtttaacatattctagaatgaaatttatttagatttaaattaaaaaattaatatttttttaatttaaaataaatttatagttaaatgAGTAAGTGGATCAATCTGTTTAACCCACCAAGTCGTGGTGGTAGGTTGGACTGAATCGAGACAGGTTactcattttgacagctctaactGCAAGATGTctacaatttttaattaaacttagtttgaaaatattaccttaaaaattatgttattagtTGCGAGACAATATACTCAGGCAAtcatcatataataaaatttgtaattacaTTTTGAGTTATAGAAGAAATCTGTAGCCGCACGTATTAAATAcagtaagaaaaaataatttatttttgtggaAGAAATAGTTCTCAAATTATTAAGagtgaaaatttatattaactctttcattattattttttattaatttatttactctaTACATGAATAAAAATACAACTAACAAATACTGGCACgagaattccagttactactAAAACGAGTAAAGTGATGTGTTGATGAAATACAGGTAGGGAGAGACGAGCCTTATAGTACTTGATCCAAACACTGTATTATAATTGAAACTTTTctaaacattatatttattaaaatcacAAAACTACGTTAGTTTAGTTTCTTAGCTGAGATTTAAAGCTTACAAACAAACGAAATAGCTGTTGGGTTAAGCGGCGGGTGCAGGAGGcccaaagaaaagaaaatcggTTTCGTACCTTACGTAGCAGCTTGGTCTAATAATTCTGGCACCTATCCTGTTATTACAGCACCGTGGAAGTTCAGCGATGGACTGGACCAAGCAGTCAAGGCACCGAGGCCCACTCAAATCAGGGGTGCACTGCGCAAGCCCATATATGACTTGCTCATCTGGGCCCGTCGCAGTCGACACCGCATATTTGCGACCCTTGGCAGCCGACGCCGCCGTGTCTCTGAGGCCATCCAGAAGCTTCTTTACCACTCGATTGAACTGGTCGGCGTTGGGTGCGTCGTTGAGGTTCCACACGAAGTAAGCAGGCCCAATTTCGTCGAGGCCCGTTATGGTGCGGTCGGAGTAGCGCAGCATGCACTTTTCGTTCTCGTACCAGCCGATGGCCTCCTTCCGGTTGCTGCAAACGCGGGTGAGGTTGGCTCTGGTTTGGGCGAGGCAGTTGGTGCACTCTGTTGGCGTGACGTCACCTCTGCACTGAGCAATGGCGTTGGCGCTATTTGTGCCCTTGCCGATGGAGACGTTGAAGAAACCATTTCTGGAGGCATGGAGAGCGACGATGCTGAGAGCGCTGTTGAGGTTTTGGCTATAGATGCCGTTGGTTGTGTAGTTTCCTCTGTCGTTGTTGGAGTCGCAGAAGTAGTGGAAGTCTTGTGAAGTTACATCGGCTTTGGCTTGAGATGTGATTGTAGCCATGAAAACcagaaaacaaagaaagcacGTCAAGAAAGAACAGCTACCCATTATGGCTGTGCTTTTCGAGTAATAAGAACTAACAATTAGATGGCTAGGTTTTATATACCGCTAAGCTTTTATCACCCAGGATTCAAGCCTCTATCTCCATTCATATTTAATTGGTAGGTTTCTTATTTCTCTTAttcaatataaatgaaaatCGAATTTAGAGAaactaaaagtaatttttaatcgGGATGTCAAAGGGAATTAATTGGTTTATCATagattaaactaaaaatagTGAGTTCAACtgtcacttttttttatgaGCCATGAATTTGGTTCTACCATAAGTCGACTAACATGTTTttgattttctaatttattttatttattaattatattatagtcAAAGTAATAATTGTGTAATGTAttcttattttatgaaaaacattattataaagatattagttaaaaatgaaaatataaatttacataacttcacaaataaataatatttaaattattttaatatattatcgaaaaatattattttaatatttaaaaaatcaaattgttatgtaattaaaaaagtaaataattgcaaaagaaaagtaataaaatatataaaagattaataaataattgttacGAGTTAACCTATCTTCAGTCTATTTAGAATTcgtttaattcaaaattaaataagtcTAATTGATCAATttaaccaattaaaaaaaaacttaatttattttaatctaatccGATTAGAACTCTTAATTAACTTATTTGAAACTGATATCTCTAATTAAAATTCACTtactttaaaagtaaaaaatatatttaagtattttctcttaccattttaataaatcttttatttcttatcgGTCCTAATTCATAATGGGTTTTTCTttcttacatattttttaagaaagttGCAGAGGTTAACTCTTCTAAATtgtatttacataaataaattcatttatatcGATTTTTCGAAAACTAAACTATGACTTGTTAACAGTATTTTTCTAAGAAGAATCATCTATATAAGTTTTTGGGTACAGATAGATGTACATATGATTCATGGGTCAAATATTAACCTGTGAAATAGTAAATGAGTTGATTTATATAAATGAAGTTTGAAGAAATTTATTTGCttaaatttctataaaaatagatttatttGAGAAGaagtatattaataaattaagatgTTTGGTATATTATCGAGAAAAAACCTATTCAGATATTAAGAGAAAGATATTTATAGTGCAtcattaatcttatttttagaaGTTGACCTTAACTTGTATGGAATATTGAACTTTTTtgactttataaaaataaaagtaactgaatcttataataaaaatgaaaaaagaaattaattggTTGCATATGCTTCTGTTGTGTATCGTTTCAAGTTggttttatatttctttattttttttctaataaatctCTTAATTATTTGATTGTTGTAGAGATAAAAAGATGAGATATGAGAGTATATAAGATGGTTTTCTATTACAATATCATCGGAATCTTGGTGATGCTCTCTCTGAATCTTCCCTCACAAAGTTGTTATTCATAGGTGGCTTCCACTGATTACATTTGTGCAATAACACCACATCCACTATGATGATAGTGCATGATAACGCCGTTACGCATAAATGAATTCGTTTGACTATGGTAccaatttgttttcattttttattggtATAAAAATATAGGTGTGATATAATTGTGATAAGTGTGATATAATTCTTTCACTCTTatctaattgttttttaataatatcatgtttatttaattggacttttattttttttatgacaaataattaattgatattagaAGGAAATTCTTTCACTCTTCTCAAATTATTACAATTTGACGTCATACATAATTAatactattaattattttttaataaaatcttaaatgaATATTATTCAACTATTAGtatatgaataataaaacaTGCGAATATGACCATTTAatactttcatatttttttaagaaactgTGAAGTGTTATTGAATCATCACTTATCTATTGGTCCGCCTGATTTTTATgttacatataattaaatattattacttatttaattttaagtacaAAAGTTTAAATACATGTCATTTAGATATTGACAGGGAGAGCATAACAGTGGTATTTTAAGACCTAATGATTTCTACTCATTCTAAGAGTTATTTTAGAACTAAacattcaataatttcaaataaaaaccgTTCAAAGagttattttctataaataatacatgatattacataaataatactGTTTCGGTTGAAATGGTATGAGACTATCGTCCTTTCTTGTTCtattatctttctatcttcCAATCCTCTCTGAGAACGCAATCCCCTCCGAGAATGCAATTCACTCCAATGAGTTGTTGACCTACAAAAAACACTCTAACACTAAGTCAAAGTTAGGTATCTTTTTCAaataggtttttattttattaggatagatcAAGCTTATTTTACCTGGACATCAATAGTATATTTACAGAGCTTGTGGCAGCCAAACACATTGATTAACCAATTAACCCAGTAtatttttaggcaatcaaacctaataatcaattattagtaTCCTATATTTGTAAAGTGTAAAAGAATCTAACTCATTAATACATGCTAATATACCTGTTAACTTTCCATAAATGACCATTAACTTTGATCGGTATATTTATAGTACATAAGTCCCCCAAGCAAGCTCTTTATTAAAAGAGGTGCGCAGGGAGTATTATGAGCTTTAAGATACGTCATTCACGTTTATACAGAGTCTATTTTTGATGCGCTTTAAGTCTTCATTCCTTTCTGCACCAAGCGACGAAatctaggagttctctttgtAATCTTTTTCCCTAGGTTGAGCGGGAAACGCTAGGAGTTCtctttagaactttttcctaaGTTGAGCGGAAAACACTaagagttctctttggaacatTTTCCTAGGTTGAGTGGGAGATGCTAGGAGCTCTCTTCGAAACTTTTTCCTACATTGAACATTAGAcgctaggagttctctttggaacttTTTCGTGTACAAGATATTTTCACTCACAAAAATATccgttaaacaaaataaagtaaaagcttcattattttataatttgtttttataatgaaGAGCTATTAGAACCTAACAAGGTTTCCTAGGTTGAGCAGTAGGCActaggagttctctttgaaCTTTTTAGGCCGAGCGACGAGTGATAGGAgttctttttttaaaactttttcataTGTTGAGCGAAGACACTAGAAGTTCTATTTGAACTTTTTTCTCTAGGCCGAGCGACGTAGGAGTTCCTTTTTCAGAACTTTTTCCTATGTTGAGCGAAGCCACAAGAAGTTCTATTTGAACTTTTTCTCTAGGCCGAGCAGCGACTGATTGAAGTTcttttttagaactttttcctatgTTGAGCGAAGACACTAGAAGTTCTATTTGAACTTTTTCTCTAGGCTGAGCGGCGacttataaaagttattttttagaactttttcctatgTTGAAGGAAGGCACTAAAAGTtctctttgaaacttttttcTCTGCAAGATATTTTCACTCACAAACATAtgcattaaacaaaataaagtacacgcttcaatattttataatttatttttataatgaaaagtcattagaacctgacaaggctAGACATTGGTGGTCCAACTAACCAAGCGATAAGGAATTGAATGTTCATTTGCAAGATATCTTTACTCACAAAATgtgcgttaaataaaatattcaatattttattttataatgacaAGCCATTAGAACGTGATAAGGTTGAACGTTGATGGTCAAACTAACCAAACGGGAAGGAATTGAACCTTCCTGtacaggatatttttactcacaaatgcgctaaataaaatattcaatattttatttttataatgagaaacCATTAGAACCTCACAAGGTTGAACGTTGGTGGTCCAACTGACTAAGCGGTAAGGGAttgaaccttcctgtgcaggatatttttactcacaaaaatatgcgttaaataaaatatttaatattttattttgatagtgAGAAGCCATTAGAACCTGGTAAGGTTGAACGTTGGTGGTCTAACTAACCAAGCGGTAAGGATTGAACCTTTCCGTGcagaatatttttactcacaacaaaaatatgcgttaaataaaataaaggttgaaAGTTGGTGGTCCAACTAACCAAGCGGTAAGGGATTGAACCTTTCTGTgcaagatatttttactcacaaaattatgcgttaaataaatatttaatattttatttttataacgaGAAACcattagaacctgacaaggttgaactttGGTAGTCCAACTGACCAAGCTATAAGGGATTGAATCTTACTATCtagaatatttttactcacaaaaatatgcgttaaataaaatatttaacattttatttttataatttttttttgtgtggatGCATTTAAGTTTTTGCCTCATAAACCTCTAATAGTTTCCTtaaagttctcaaaacaaaagacatgtctttagaaaatattatggatttttttgcttttgttgCAAAGCTTGGTATTAATCCGAAGTAGCGATGTCGAGATCGAGCGTGTCTGGTTCCTCGTGGTTTCATGGGGATGCCACTCGACCCCACGGTGGACGCCAAATGTTTGGGTTGAATTGGTCCGAGagtcggtcgtccttccttTCGCTATTCTCTTTCGATCGTCCAATCTTCAATCCCCTCCAAGAACGCAATACACTTCGATAAGTTGTTGACGTacagaagacactccgacgttcaagttatatatctttttcaaagaggtctttttattttattaggatagatcAAGGTTATTTTACCTGAACatcaatcaataatatatttataggacTTGTGACACTCAAACACATTGATTAATCATTAACTCACCGTTAACACAACATAAAACAGTCTCACCTATTAATATCTGCTAATGTACTTGTTAACTATCCATAAATGATCATTAACTCCAATTcatatatttcttataatataaatacatttgTATTGGTTTCTAATTTATGATGCATAGGAAATAaacttgaattatatttatagaaagtTTTGAGTGGATAGAATGGTTTCCACTAgagattaattataaaataaagcaGGGCACGAATTCATATTGCAATCTGTGGAGGTAGTTAGCATTCCTAGTCAACATTGACGAGCCTTGGTGGCTCCAGTCTATGACAACCGGCAATGAGTGGATTGCTTTGCAGTCTATTTCCAAGTTAGGTCAGGTCAATGGTACCTGCACCATTCCCAAATTCAATTTTCCCCATTTCATCTTATTCTATCTAGGATCGTTATGTTACTTAGAAACAATAAGTTGGttaaattgtattataaattaataatataaataaattcactaagttaatatataaggaaagtaataaaaaatacttgATTGTAAACCGGTACAAACTACaaatatgatgaaaaaaaatcattagatTATGAaccaaaatcataaatataattaatgaaaaattaattactttttaattaaacaatttctaaaattttatagagctaaaaaatatttattgatcaTTAGAATTAATGTAAATAAGAATAGTATTTAGTATTTTAGATTCTTTCTTTAATATCTGATAAGGATGGATgaggacaaaaaaaataaaaataaataaatacgtCATCTACATaacatttttatgtttaattttaatatttttaatttaattcctCATCAATTTagaatattgtttatatttttaaaatattgtttatatttttatttagttaatattttaagatatatatgGCATTagctataaatttattttaaataaatcactttaataaattgattaataaaatataatgatcatatcatatttaattatttattataatcaaaattactaccagaaaaaaaaatacaacacatataatcaaaattgctaccagaaaaaaaaatatagcacATGTgttagtaaattttaaatatttttaattttattataaattaataatatatataagattaagttgatatataaaagaaaaaattgaaaataataagaaGCACCTAAATGTTAAATACAAATGTGatgaaaacacaaaaaagaaaaaaaaaagaaacccatgatagttttattaaaaatatttcaaaataatgattacttttaaaaattagttaataattatatttttcaaaaaattagctaacaattatattttttatcatgtaaatttaaaacataattttttattctaaagatatatggtataattttatattacattctAAGCTGAAGGACTAGTccgctgtttttttttttttttttcgaaaatctAATGTTATGTGAAAATGGGtccaaagtttttatttttacataaaaacgGGAAAATGTTGCATTGTTGGACTGAAATGAGCCAAAAAGAGTTGTTATCCGGACTGTTTTAGATTTTAGTCTATCAGACTTTGGCCGACTTATTGGACTGTGTTACTAAAGCTGGACTATGTTAATATAAGCTGTCGCAGCATgatattcaactttttttttttcaatgaagCTGTGATATTGGACTGACCCACTTGACCCGTAGGTTGACCTGCAGGATTGCCGAGTTTGACGAGAGTTGGTTCAagttttcaaattgaaaaaattgttcTTGATTCGTCTTTTTTATTGGACTGATGGAATGATTCTCCGGATTTAACCGTTTTTGTCATCTCATTGAAAAATGAATACCGTTTTTATCTATATTGTTTCGAATAACAAACTCAAAAAGGCTTCCGCTTAAAGTATTCGGATTACTAATTAATAGAAGGGGTTTAATTGCTTTTATTGATTGATCTGCTTTGGGAATATTATCAAATAGTTTTTTCAAACAAGAAATTGCATGAAAAATTACATGAGCTCCGAGAGTATTTACGTAGTCTAAGTATTGATAGTGAACGAATATCAATCTCGTTACCAAAATCTAGCGAGGGTACAGCTCAGTTATTGAATTCTCATTTTCTGACTCTTGAGCAGATTTATTTGTTGTTGCCCTTGAACTGTGTCCCCATGAATACGTGGCTGGAAGGCTTCTAGTTGTACTGTGGGCATAAAATGCAGGTTCAGAAGGGATGGGAAGACTGAGAGAATAGCTACTCAGCATGAGCATAACGGTCGCCATGGTTGGTCTATTAGTTATGTTTTCTTGAACACAGAGCAAACCAATATGAATGCATCTCATCACTTCATTTAGTGAATTGTTGTTCAATGATGGATCTACAATGTTTACAGCTGTTCCCTCCCTCCAGTTTCTCCATGTCTGCAAATATTTGTTATTTCAGTCTCACTGGTTCCACCAATGTGTTGGCTATGTAATTTtctaatacatattttttaatgaaaaataaataataaggaGAAAATAGCACTTACGAAGCTCAGTAGATCTTCAACATTCTCCCCATGACGAAAGCTACTGTTTTTCTGGCCACTTACGATCTCAAGAAGCAGTACACCAAAACTAAAGATATCTGACTTCACCGAAAATTGTCCTTGCGTTATGTACTCCGGTGCCATGTATCCACTTCAAGCCAACATAGATAGGTTGAATTAGTCAATCTCTCCACCATCACAATT from the Vigna angularis cultivar LongXiaoDou No.4 chromosome 3, ASM1680809v1, whole genome shotgun sequence genome contains:
- the LOC108325636 gene encoding cysteine-rich receptor-like protein kinase 26; this translates as MGSCSFLTCFLCFLVFMATITSQAKADVTSQDFHYFCDSNNDRGNYTTNGIYSQNLNSALSIVALHASRNGFFNVSIGKGTNSANAIAQCRGDVTPTECTNCLAQTRANLTRVCSNRKEAIGWYENEKCMLRYSDRTITGLDEIGPAYFVWNLNDAPNADQFNRVVKKLLDGLRDTAASAAKGRKYAVSTATGPDEQVIYGLAQCTPDLSGPRCLDCLVQSIAELPRCCNNRIGARIIRPSCYVRYETDFLFFGPPAPAA